In Cerasicoccus sp. TK19100, the following proteins share a genomic window:
- a CDS encoding acyltransferase, protein MADYQAHPSAIIDDGAVIGNDTRIWHFCHISSGSTIGEKCSFGQNCFVAPEVTIGNGVKVQNNVSLYTGVIVEDDVFLGPSCVLTNVFNPRSAVSRKHEYWQTLIRQGATIGANATIVCGTTIGCYAFIGAGAVITKDVPDFALMTGVPARQTGWMSRHGAKLTFDSEGHASCPESGEEYTLAEGSVALAV, encoded by the coding sequence ATGGCAGACTATCAGGCACATCCCTCGGCGATTATCGACGACGGTGCCGTCATCGGCAACGACACCCGCATCTGGCATTTTTGCCACATTAGCAGCGGTTCCACGATCGGCGAAAAGTGCAGCTTTGGGCAGAACTGCTTCGTCGCGCCGGAGGTCACCATTGGTAACGGCGTGAAGGTGCAAAACAATGTGTCGCTCTACACCGGCGTCATTGTGGAGGACGACGTGTTCCTCGGCCCATCGTGCGTGCTGACGAATGTTTTCAACCCGCGCTCCGCCGTCTCCCGCAAACACGAATACTGGCAAACCCTAATCCGCCAGGGTGCCACCATTGGTGCGAATGCCACCATCGTTTGCGGCACTACGATCGGCTGCTACGCCTTCATTGGCGCGGGCGCGGTCATCACCAAAGACGTGCCAGACTTCGCGCTGATGACCGGCGTGCCTGCGCGCCAAACCGGCTGGATGAGTCGCCACGGCGCCAAGCTAACCTTCGACAGCGAGGGCCACGCAAGCTGCCCGGAAAGCGGCGAGGAATACACCTTGGCAGAAGGCAGCGTCGCTTTAGCCGTTTAA
- a CDS encoding lipopolysaccharide biosynthesis protein, translating to MNARKISQFALGPVGSILLGFASLPLVTRYFSEADIGRLSLLQVTANFSVLLFGLGLDQAYVREYHEARDKVALLRTSLGPGLALLLAVLGGALLLGLPMDLWLFGQQSSWLSLLLVVALVVYFIAYFLALVLRMEERALAYSGSQFVPRLVYLLVVLGIVFASGVAGLISLLSAYVMSLLAAFVWVALLTRTEWLQAVRPGPFLNLGEMIRYGLPLVVGGVSFWGLTAADRYLLRGMSNFDELGIYSVAVMLASAAAVLHRVFSTVWAPTVYKWAAAGDDLQRVDTVGEFVLAAVAAMFCLAGLLSGLVLFLLPPEYASVQFLLMPCLYYPLMYILSEVSVVGVNLSKRTGFAMAAGVAAMLLNVGLNFLLIPHFGASGAAVATAISFWFFLMLRTEFSCRVWRPLPRRKMYGVTLAGLVAASWAVWMGPQLGGWYYLVWLVGLLLCLALFWPIYRVALQWGMSAARRRFS from the coding sequence TTGAACGCTCGAAAGATATCGCAATTTGCGCTGGGCCCAGTCGGATCAATCTTGCTGGGTTTTGCCTCGTTGCCGTTGGTTACGCGTTATTTTAGTGAGGCGGATATCGGGCGATTGAGCCTGCTACAAGTAACGGCTAATTTCTCCGTGTTGCTCTTTGGGCTGGGCCTGGATCAGGCCTACGTTCGTGAGTACCATGAAGCGCGGGATAAGGTGGCGCTGCTGCGCACATCATTGGGGCCAGGGTTGGCGCTACTGTTGGCAGTGCTCGGAGGCGCATTGCTGTTGGGCTTGCCGATGGACTTGTGGCTGTTCGGGCAGCAGTCTTCGTGGCTATCTTTGCTCTTAGTGGTGGCGTTGGTCGTGTATTTTATCGCCTATTTTCTGGCGCTGGTGCTGCGAATGGAAGAGCGTGCGTTGGCCTACAGCGGTTCGCAGTTCGTGCCGCGGCTTGTCTATTTGCTGGTGGTGCTGGGCATCGTGTTTGCCAGTGGGGTAGCGGGCCTTATTTCACTGCTGAGCGCTTACGTGATGTCTTTGTTGGCGGCTTTTGTTTGGGTGGCTTTGTTAACAAGAACTGAGTGGCTGCAAGCAGTGCGGCCCGGGCCCTTTTTGAATCTGGGAGAAATGATTCGCTATGGGCTGCCTTTGGTGGTCGGGGGTGTGAGTTTCTGGGGATTGACTGCGGCTGACCGCTATCTGCTGCGCGGCATGTCCAACTTCGATGAGCTGGGCATTTACAGCGTAGCGGTTATGTTGGCTTCGGCTGCGGCGGTGTTGCACCGCGTGTTTTCCACCGTCTGGGCACCAACCGTTTATAAGTGGGCGGCCGCGGGGGACGACTTGCAGCGTGTCGACACTGTCGGCGAATTCGTGCTGGCTGCGGTGGCGGCGATGTTTTGCCTGGCGGGTTTGCTGTCCGGCTTGGTGTTGTTTTTACTGCCGCCGGAGTATGCGTCCGTCCAGTTTCTGCTGATGCCCTGCCTTTATTATCCGCTGATGTATATTTTATCGGAGGTCAGCGTGGTCGGCGTGAATCTATCCAAACGGACGGGCTTTGCGATGGCAGCGGGCGTTGCCGCAATGCTGCTCAATGTCGGATTGAATTTCTTGCTGATCCCTCACTTTGGTGCGTCGGGGGCCGCGGTTGCCACGGCGATTTCTTTTTGGTTTTTCCTGATGCTGCGCACGGAGTTTTCCTGTCGTGTTTGGCGTCCGCTGCCACGGCGGAAAATGTATGGCGTCACGCTGGCTGGCCTCGTTGCTGCGAGCTGGGCAGTGTGGATGGGGCCGCAGTTGGGTGGGTGGTACTACCTCGTATGGTTGGTCGGCCTGCTCCTATGCCTGGCGCTATTTTGGCCAATTTACCGTGTGGCGCTGCAATGGGGGATGAGCGCGGCGCGTCGACGCTTTAGTTGA
- the rffA gene encoding dTDP-4-amino-4,6-dideoxygalactose transaminase — protein sequence MIPFNKPPYTGREDAYVIEAMRSPHLSGDGPFSKKCEAWLGEQLGCSKALMTPSCTQALEMAAILAGIKPGDEVIMPSYTFVSTANAFALHGAQIVFVDIRPDTMNINHELIEAAVTEKTRVIVPVHYAGVGCDMNAIMDIAQRHDLIVVEDAAQGVAAKVDGRALGTIGHLGAFSFHETKNCTSGGEGGALLINDARFIERAEIIREKGTNRAQFFRGFIDKYSWVDIGGSYLPSELQCAYLYAQLELLQELTDVRLRKWNRYRDALSTIDEAGKISIAKIPDNVEHNAHMFYLKCRDLEERRQLIGYLRDKGYMAVFHYVPLHSSKAGVKYGRFHGEDLHTTTESERLLRLPIYHGLADEHLDAVIGHIRQFYS from the coding sequence ATGATCCCCTTTAACAAACCACCCTATACCGGCCGGGAAGATGCCTATGTTATCGAGGCGATGCGCAGTCCGCATCTATCTGGTGACGGACCTTTCTCCAAAAAATGCGAAGCTTGGCTGGGGGAACAGCTGGGCTGCAGCAAGGCGTTGATGACGCCGTCTTGCACGCAAGCTCTGGAGATGGCAGCGATCCTTGCGGGTATTAAGCCGGGCGATGAGGTGATTATGCCGAGCTACACGTTCGTCAGCACTGCCAATGCTTTTGCGCTGCATGGTGCGCAAATTGTGTTTGTGGACATCCGGCCGGACACGATGAATATTAACCACGAGCTGATTGAAGCAGCGGTTACTGAGAAGACGCGCGTCATCGTGCCGGTGCACTATGCAGGCGTAGGTTGCGACATGAATGCGATTATGGACATCGCTCAGCGGCACGATTTGATCGTGGTCGAGGATGCCGCGCAGGGGGTGGCGGCGAAAGTTGACGGGCGCGCGCTGGGCACGATTGGCCATCTCGGGGCTTTCAGCTTTCACGAAACGAAAAACTGCACCAGCGGTGGAGAGGGTGGCGCTTTGCTGATCAACGATGCCCGTTTCATCGAGCGGGCAGAGATCATTCGTGAGAAGGGAACCAATCGCGCTCAGTTTTTCCGTGGGTTCATTGACAAATATTCGTGGGTGGACATTGGGGGCAGCTATCTTCCGTCGGAGCTTCAATGCGCCTACTTGTATGCCCAGTTGGAATTACTGCAGGAGTTAACGGACGTCCGTTTGCGCAAATGGAATCGCTACCGGGATGCATTGAGCACAATCGATGAAGCCGGTAAGATCAGCATTGCGAAAATACCGGATAACGTGGAGCACAACGCTCACATGTTCTACCTGAAGTGCCGCGATTTGGAGGAGCGCCGCCAGTTGATTGGCTACTTGCGGGATAAGGGCTACATGGCAGTGTTCCACTATGTGCCGCTGCACAGCTCGAAGGCGGGTGTGAAGTATGGCCGATTCCACGGTGAAGATTTACACACCACCACCGAAAGCGAGCGTCTGCTAAGACTGCCCATCTATCATGGGTTGGCCGATGAGCATTTGGACGCCGTCATTGGACACATCCGCCAATTCTATTCTTGA
- a CDS encoding formyltransferase family protein produces MNLGFYLMGEKGLRVLEGFLQEFGPEPVAFVCIGTDKHVENDYSSEIQDACNRHHVRHALRSQFDEDALAHTVDYRFAIGWRWMIANTDGLIVLHDSPLPKYRGFAPLVNMLINGENEIGVTALLASEEYDTGPIIAQKRMPVSYPITIAQAISDISGLYVEIALEVGSSLIAGNPLCATPQIESNATYSLWRDEADYLIDWSRDAAEVRRFIDAVGSPYAGALTYAGQRSVRILKAAVLDDVVVESRSEHLGKIIFRRNGKPVVICGSGLLCIECARVEDEDVPTAELPFRTRFTRAPQR; encoded by the coding sequence ATGAACCTCGGCTTCTATCTGATGGGTGAAAAGGGACTGCGAGTCCTGGAAGGATTCTTACAAGAGTTTGGCCCGGAGCCTGTGGCGTTTGTTTGTATCGGCACTGATAAGCACGTGGAAAACGACTATTCTTCGGAGATTCAGGATGCCTGTAATCGCCACCATGTGCGGCATGCGTTACGCAGTCAGTTTGATGAGGACGCCCTGGCTCACACAGTTGACTACCGCTTTGCCATTGGCTGGCGCTGGATGATTGCCAACACCGATGGGCTGATTGTGCTGCATGATTCTCCATTGCCCAAATACCGTGGCTTTGCGCCTTTGGTGAACATGCTGATAAACGGCGAAAACGAAATCGGCGTAACCGCTTTGCTGGCCAGTGAAGAGTATGACACGGGTCCGATTATTGCGCAGAAACGAATGCCCGTGTCCTATCCGATAACCATCGCTCAGGCCATCTCAGACATTTCCGGGCTGTATGTGGAAATTGCGTTGGAGGTCGGCTCCTCATTGATCGCGGGGAATCCGCTGTGCGCGACGCCGCAAATCGAAAGTAACGCAACTTATAGCCTATGGCGCGACGAAGCGGATTACCTGATCGACTGGAGCCGGGATGCCGCAGAAGTCCGGCGATTTATTGACGCCGTTGGTTCGCCCTATGCTGGCGCGCTGACGTATGCTGGTCAGCGTTCGGTGCGAATTTTGAAGGCGGCTGTGCTAGATGATGTCGTGGTGGAATCGCGGTCAGAGCATCTCGGGAAAATAATCTTCCGCCGGAATGGTAAGCCGGTTGTTATTTGCGGGTCGGGCTTGCTTTGTATTGAGTGCGCTCGCGTGGAGGATGAAGATGTTCCCACTGCCGAGCTACCCTTTCGCACGCGGTTCACCCGTGCTCCCCAACGATGA
- a CDS encoding TDP-N-acetylfucosamine:lipid II N-acetylfucosaminyltransferase, giving the protein MSSEILHIGLNGPLLTRYFKFLEDHFDTGSHHYLSLGGEPLEATGISHSQPPGARWMLEFFARSRKARKIIIHGLFKARMILALGMCPWLLERCYWVVWGGDLYPEQSGLEHSRFIEAMRRRVIKGMGHLLTYIPGDFEHAQTRYQARGRLCDCIMYPSNVFSRRDLPQKTDTRLTVLLGNSATASNRHEEALALMKSHGLKMDKLICPLAYGDPDYADRIEAIGREKYPEAFRAMRDFMPLDEYLSMLGDVDVAVFANDRQQAMGNIISLLGYGKKVYLRTTITPWGLFQKLGVTVYPLDDMDFDPIPEATAARNQAIIADSFSEARLREQWQQIFSSAL; this is encoded by the coding sequence ATGTCTTCCGAGATACTACATATCGGTTTGAACGGGCCACTCCTGACCCGCTATTTTAAGTTCCTGGAAGATCATTTCGACACGGGGAGCCATCATTATCTCAGCTTGGGCGGCGAGCCTTTGGAAGCTACCGGCATTTCACATTCTCAGCCTCCCGGTGCCCGCTGGATGCTTGAGTTTTTTGCACGATCCAGAAAGGCGCGTAAGATCATCATCCACGGTTTGTTTAAGGCCAGAATGATATTGGCGCTCGGCATGTGCCCGTGGTTATTGGAGCGCTGCTATTGGGTTGTCTGGGGGGGCGATCTTTATCCTGAACAATCTGGCCTGGAGCACTCGCGTTTTATTGAAGCCATGCGCCGACGCGTGATCAAGGGCATGGGTCATCTCTTGACCTATATCCCGGGTGACTTCGAGCACGCGCAAACCCGCTATCAAGCGCGTGGGCGTCTGTGTGATTGTATCATGTACCCCAGTAATGTTTTTTCGCGTCGCGATTTGCCGCAAAAAACCGACACCCGCCTAACAGTGTTACTGGGCAATTCGGCTACGGCGTCCAATCGCCACGAGGAGGCGTTGGCTTTGATGAAGAGCCATGGGCTGAAAATGGATAAGTTGATCTGCCCGCTGGCCTACGGTGATCCTGATTACGCGGACCGCATTGAGGCAATCGGGCGGGAAAAGTATCCTGAGGCTTTCCGAGCTATGCGGGATTTCATGCCGCTCGATGAATACCTGAGCATGCTGGGAGATGTGGATGTCGCTGTGTTTGCCAACGACCGCCAGCAGGCTATGGGCAACATCATCAGCCTATTGGGCTATGGTAAAAAAGTTTACCTGCGGACAACGATTACTCCCTGGGGCCTTTTTCAAAAGCTCGGCGTGACAGTTTACCCCTTGGATGACATGGATTTCGATCCCATTCCCGAGGCAACGGCTGCACGCAATCAAGCAATCATCGCGGACTCATTTTCCGAAGCGCGACTACGCGAGCAATGGCAACAAATATTCTCCAGTGCACTATGA
- a CDS encoding glycosyltransferase, whose protein sequence is MKVLSIAIMKGLPAGVYHQMQHEHAVASKLQNVTWHNRVFTTHPPFPEAAHEPFIEVVAPSYGKFTPLLRYELDRAVYTYLRKHHQEYDLILFRYEKGDPLQYLFFKNFPNILTVHHTLELEDIKQLHDIYRPLRIFVEANLGPRLLQKTIGLVGVTQEIVDYEKQRVGRYDAPTFVLPNGIAMDSVPLCSDERSGAPKFVFAASDFHDWHGVDEMIKAFHQHPGDFELHLTGRPQEKHWQLREGDERIKMPGMLSRQELYATMAKCDVGLGSFGLHRKNMREACTLKVREYLAAGLPVWSGHRDTGLPADFPYYREKPLEPKQLIDFAMTARAESREKIRAAAAPHIEKAAILQRFADQLNQTYQAKANSR, encoded by the coding sequence ATGAAGGTCCTGAGTATCGCCATCATGAAAGGCCTGCCAGCCGGCGTCTATCACCAGATGCAGCACGAGCATGCGGTGGCGAGTAAGCTGCAGAATGTCACTTGGCATAACCGGGTATTTACGACGCACCCCCCCTTCCCTGAAGCTGCCCACGAGCCGTTCATCGAGGTGGTTGCGCCTAGCTATGGCAAGTTCACACCGCTACTCCGCTACGAACTGGATCGGGCAGTATACACCTACCTGCGAAAGCATCACCAGGAGTACGACCTCATACTTTTTCGCTACGAAAAAGGCGATCCGCTCCAGTATCTATTCTTCAAGAATTTCCCAAACATACTCACCGTGCACCACACGCTTGAGCTGGAGGACATCAAGCAACTACATGACATTTACCGCCCACTGCGCATCTTCGTCGAAGCGAACCTGGGGCCACGCTTACTGCAAAAAACCATTGGGCTGGTCGGCGTAACCCAAGAGATCGTCGATTACGAGAAACAGCGTGTCGGCCGCTATGATGCGCCCACTTTCGTTTTGCCCAACGGCATCGCAATGGACTCCGTCCCCCTTTGCTCCGATGAGCGCAGTGGCGCACCGAAGTTTGTCTTCGCGGCATCCGACTTTCATGACTGGCACGGCGTCGACGAAATGATTAAAGCCTTCCACCAGCATCCTGGAGATTTTGAACTGCATCTCACGGGCCGCCCACAGGAAAAGCACTGGCAACTGCGCGAGGGTGATGAACGCATTAAAATGCCCGGCATGCTCAGCCGTCAGGAGCTATATGCGACCATGGCCAAATGCGACGTGGGCCTAGGCTCCTTTGGACTGCATCGAAAAAACATGCGCGAGGCCTGCACCCTGAAAGTCCGTGAATACCTGGCCGCCGGGCTTCCGGTTTGGTCAGGACACCGCGACACCGGGCTTCCCGCCGACTTCCCATACTATCGCGAAAAGCCCCTGGAGCCGAAACAGCTCATTGATTTCGCAATGACTGCACGCGCTGAATCACGAGAGAAAATCCGCGCAGCAGCCGCCCCTCATATTGAAAAAGCCGCGATCCTACAGCGCTTCGCCGATCAGTTGAATCAGACATATCAAGCCAAGGCTAACTCTCGATAA
- a CDS encoding glycosyltransferase, with amino-acid sequence MSESSTTTIGFSLPWLRHGGTETAMVRVMNELAEDAGLRIVLAVHEPGGSCSPAMHERVQVTCLGGSMLSLPSRYQSWLSKEKPVAVFSAINHINLVNVWCGGATRAIATVHNHLDEKLKRTGKPGERLVKECLLRMLMPRAYRVVGVSEEIRQYLVEGIGLDDRRTIFIPPPIPVADIRCKAALPVELPNPGKRKVVVGSGRMATQKGFDVLLKALALQDKVKRPYLWLLGDGELLEQHQRLAKSLSLEDDVLFLGRQDNPFPFVARADCFALSSRWEGFPLVLLEAMALRKPIVACDCRSGPREILAGGQFGVLTDVDDPEALARGMVEVLDRQWDAGALMKRAEEFDVSRVALRYRELALA; translated from the coding sequence ATGAGCGAATCGTCGACAACAACCATTGGCTTCTCTCTTCCCTGGCTACGCCATGGCGGAACGGAAACGGCAATGGTACGGGTAATGAATGAGCTGGCTGAAGACGCTGGCTTGCGGATCGTATTAGCGGTTCATGAGCCAGGCGGCAGTTGTTCGCCGGCAATGCACGAGCGTGTGCAGGTCACGTGCTTGGGTGGCTCCATGCTGTCACTTCCTTCGCGTTATCAGTCATGGCTTTCGAAGGAGAAGCCCGTCGCAGTTTTTTCCGCGATTAATCACATCAATTTGGTTAACGTGTGGTGTGGCGGTGCGACTCGTGCGATCGCGACGGTGCACAACCATCTAGACGAGAAGCTGAAGCGAACCGGAAAGCCCGGTGAGCGGTTGGTCAAGGAGTGCTTGCTGCGGATGTTGATGCCACGTGCCTATCGAGTGGTCGGGGTGTCGGAAGAAATTAGGCAGTATCTAGTTGAGGGCATTGGTCTGGATGATCGCCGCACCATCTTCATTCCGCCGCCAATCCCTGTCGCAGATATACGGTGTAAAGCGGCATTGCCCGTTGAGTTGCCGAATCCTGGTAAACGAAAAGTCGTGGTGGGTTCCGGGCGAATGGCTACTCAGAAAGGTTTCGATGTGTTGCTGAAGGCATTAGCTTTGCAGGACAAAGTAAAGCGACCATACCTGTGGCTATTGGGCGATGGGGAACTGCTGGAACAGCATCAGCGGTTAGCTAAATCCCTGAGCCTGGAGGATGACGTTCTATTCCTTGGACGACAGGATAACCCGTTTCCTTTTGTGGCCCGCGCTGATTGCTTTGCTTTGTCGTCGCGCTGGGAGGGGTTTCCACTGGTGTTGTTGGAGGCCATGGCGCTGAGGAAGCCGATTGTCGCTTGTGATTGCCGGAGCGGTCCTCGGGAAATTCTAGCAGGAGGACAGTTTGGAGTTCTGACCGATGTCGATGACCCGGAAGCGTTGGCGCGGGGTATGGTGGAGGTGCTGGATCGCCAATGGGATGCAGGGGCGCTGATGAAGCGTGCCGAGGAGTTTGACGTGAGCCGTGTGGCCTTGCGTTATCGAGAGTTAGCCTTGGCTTGA
- a CDS encoding glycosyltransferase: protein MNKADQTAKAKPRRVLMSTSVFPRWSGDDTPPFVLRQAEAVADAGWAVTVLAPHCHGAAWNEQWGKVTVIRFPYVWPHRWQGLFYEGGMLVQLRNHPQRKWQLPFMMIAQIHATRKLCHTKQYDLVHAHSLLPQGLTALYNGCLPVVATSHGNDVFGLKEGGLYGKLKRRVVSGVDALTANSSATEAALIRLGARPERIHRVPASPNVGKPAADGVARLRSQYAGAPLILFAGRLIEEKGVADLISAFAKLDDNAGRLVIIGEGADRSKFEAQASQLGAAQRIEFAGWKSREALANYMSVADMFVGPSKPLNGWVEAQGLVFAEAMAAGLPVVATRCGGIPDMIIEGETGLLVEPGDVDALASAITQILCDAKFRAQCVTQARRRYDAEFSPEVVTRKLLGVYDRVLRNFEGGKE from the coding sequence ATGAATAAAGCCGACCAAACCGCAAAAGCGAAACCGCGGCGCGTGCTGATGAGCACGTCGGTATTTCCGCGCTGGTCGGGTGATGATACGCCGCCGTTCGTGTTGCGGCAGGCGGAAGCCGTTGCTGACGCGGGTTGGGCGGTGACGGTGCTTGCGCCGCATTGTCATGGCGCGGCATGGAATGAACAGTGGGGGAAGGTCACGGTGATCCGTTTTCCGTATGTTTGGCCACATCGCTGGCAAGGGCTTTTTTACGAGGGCGGCATGCTGGTCCAGCTACGTAATCATCCTCAGCGTAAGTGGCAGCTGCCATTCATGATGATCGCGCAAATTCATGCGACCCGTAAGCTTTGCCATACAAAGCAATACGATCTCGTGCATGCGCATTCGCTACTGCCGCAGGGGCTGACGGCGCTCTACAACGGTTGCTTGCCAGTGGTGGCAACGAGTCATGGTAATGACGTCTTTGGCCTCAAGGAGGGCGGGTTGTATGGCAAGTTGAAGCGTCGCGTTGTCAGCGGGGTGGACGCACTTACCGCTAATAGTTCGGCGACGGAAGCTGCATTGATTCGCTTGGGTGCGCGGCCTGAGCGTATCCACCGGGTGCCCGCGAGCCCGAATGTAGGCAAGCCAGCAGCGGATGGCGTTGCCCGGTTGCGGTCACAGTATGCAGGTGCGCCGTTGATTTTATTTGCGGGGCGCTTGATTGAAGAGAAGGGCGTGGCCGACCTGATTTCGGCATTCGCCAAGTTGGATGACAATGCAGGGCGCTTGGTTATCATTGGTGAGGGCGCAGATCGCTCTAAGTTTGAAGCGCAGGCGTCGCAGTTGGGTGCCGCCCAGCGTATCGAATTCGCTGGTTGGAAGTCGCGTGAAGCGTTGGCGAATTATATGTCAGTGGCGGATATGTTTGTTGGGCCATCGAAGCCATTGAACGGATGGGTAGAGGCGCAGGGGTTGGTGTTTGCTGAGGCGATGGCGGCAGGTTTGCCGGTTGTTGCTACGCGTTGCGGGGGCATCCCGGATATGATCATCGAAGGCGAGACGGGGCTCTTGGTCGAACCGGGAGATGTGGATGCGCTCGCGTCGGCCATAACACAAATACTTTGCGATGCAAAGTTTAGAGCTCAATGCGTTACGCAGGCCCGCCGCCGATATGATGCGGAGTTTAGCCCCGAGGTCGTTACCCGAAAACTCCTTGGTGTCTATGACCGCGTCTTGCGCAATTTCGAAGGGGGAAAGGAGTAG
- a CDS encoding ArnT family glycosyltransferase, producing MSSPKYHRALGYAAAGFFMIVAWLIIMTFDDYGVSWDEYFRWQGGERKYDYYEALFSGDTERAAELRSGSDHYPGFFDLSLAVARRILPFGIVGTGHLGVAVFGFAGLLGVYLMGRNIRGPAVGLIAAMLLAIAPKYWGHMFINPKDMPFAALFCLALWALIRVVGRPDKLDWRTALVFGFTAGACLSVRIGGLLIFCYAGLFLGLQALYQWRQKGYGIPVLMAETLRLIRWIAIAAIPAFLILLAFWPNAHRNPFGATADTLSTVTSFGWEGMALFRGELLGAGEIPRDYLPTMLVMGLPDMWFFIVLALLLALVWTKGRVLAPTRYGREHAVVAALIFAAVFPVAYIIYKHAVVYDGLRHVLFILPILAVLLAMAIDWLWRELSKRSAMLGYAWVALCVAFAMVTVWENIRLHPYQYTYYNRMSGGIETVQDEFDVEYWGTAYRDAMDIVLADVQQQGMQPPIRVAMLPPKGKIFERFEAVAQPPIAMVALFLPQGFELVDPDANPDYYLGIRRFGFADMLPGVTVGVVERDGVVFARVTRMDDNE from the coding sequence ATGAGCAGTCCAAAGTATCATCGGGCTTTGGGGTATGCGGCGGCGGGATTTTTCATGATCGTAGCCTGGCTGATCATCATGACTTTTGATGACTATGGCGTCAGCTGGGATGAGTATTTTCGCTGGCAGGGTGGCGAACGAAAATATGATTATTACGAGGCGCTGTTTAGTGGGGACACCGAGCGTGCCGCCGAGCTGCGGTCGGGGAGCGATCACTACCCGGGCTTCTTTGATCTGAGTCTCGCTGTGGCCCGGCGTATCCTGCCCTTTGGCATTGTGGGCACGGGGCATCTTGGCGTCGCGGTATTTGGCTTTGCCGGTTTGCTGGGCGTATACCTAATGGGGCGTAATATTCGTGGCCCGGCCGTGGGGCTAATCGCAGCGATGCTGCTGGCGATTGCGCCCAAGTATTGGGGCCACATGTTTATCAACCCGAAAGACATGCCTTTTGCGGCACTGTTCTGCCTGGCGCTTTGGGCATTGATTCGAGTGGTTGGGCGTCCGGACAAATTGGATTGGCGGACGGCGTTGGTCTTTGGGTTCACTGCTGGTGCTTGTTTGTCGGTGCGCATTGGCGGGCTTTTGATTTTTTGCTATGCGGGCCTGTTCCTGGGCTTGCAGGCGCTCTACCAGTGGCGGCAAAAAGGCTATGGCATTCCGGTGCTGATGGCGGAGACCTTGCGCTTGATTCGCTGGATCGCGATCGCCGCAATTCCAGCCTTTCTCATACTGCTGGCTTTCTGGCCCAATGCTCACCGCAATCCCTTTGGTGCCACCGCCGACACGCTGTCCACGGTGACATCTTTTGGTTGGGAAGGCATGGCTCTTTTTCGGGGCGAGTTGCTTGGTGCGGGCGAAATTCCAAGGGACTACTTGCCCACAATGCTGGTGATGGGACTGCCGGATATGTGGTTCTTCATTGTGCTGGCATTGTTGCTGGCTCTGGTGTGGACCAAGGGACGCGTGCTGGCACCGACTCGCTATGGGCGAGAACATGCGGTGGTGGCGGCGTTGATATTTGCCGCGGTGTTTCCTGTGGCCTACATCATTTACAAGCATGCGGTTGTCTACGATGGATTGCGACATGTGTTGTTCATCCTGCCGATATTGGCGGTGTTGTTGGCCATGGCGATTGACTGGCTCTGGCGCGAGTTATCGAAAAGGTCCGCCATGCTGGGGTATGCCTGGGTCGCCTTATGTGTGGCTTTCGCAATGGTTACTGTTTGGGAAAACATCCGTCTGCATCCCTATCAATATACATACTACAACCGGATGTCGGGCGGTATTGAAACGGTGCAGGATGAGTTTGATGTCGAGTATTGGGGCACGGCGTATCGGGATGCCATGGACATTGTGCTGGCCGATGTGCAGCAACAAGGTATGCAGCCGCCAATCCGCGTGGCAATGCTGCCACCCAAAGGGAAAATTTTCGAACGCTTTGAAGCGGTTGCCCAACCGCCGATTGCAATGGTCGCCTTGTTCTTGCCGCAAGGCTTTGAGCTCGTCGATCCGGACGCGAACCCGGATTACTACTTGGGTATTCGACGATTTGGGTTTGCCGACATGCTGCCGGGAGTAACGGTAGGCGTAGTTGAACGCGACGGTGTCGTCTTTGCCCGCGTAACGCGAATGGATGACAATGAATAA